The genomic region TCAACAAAAACTTTATATAACATGTTTAAAACAAATCGAATGGGTTTTGATGAAAAAAATTTATTGAGAAAAGGCAAAAATAAACCTCATAAACAAAAAGAAACTAGGGGCAGAATTAATAATTGTAAATCTATTCATGAAAGAAATTTAATCATTCCAAATATTAAAAATATACAAGAATTTGGCCATTTAGAGGGAGATACTATCGTTGGTAAAGATCATAAAAGTTCTATTATTACTTTAGCTGATATATGATCAAAAACCACAATTCCTTTGAAAACTAAAAATCATAAAGCAGAAAGTATTACACAAAGTATAATAAAATTTATTTCAAAATTAATACCAGGAACAATTAAAACTATTACTTTTGATCGTGGTAAAGAATTTAGTAAATGAAAATTAATTGAAAAAAATTGTAATGTTAAAATTTATTTTGCAGATGCCGGAAAACCTTGTCAAAGAGGTTTAAATGAGAACAATAATGGTATTTTAAGAAGATATTTACCAAAATCTACTGATTTATCTTCATATAAACAAAAAGACTTAAATTCTATAGCATTTCAAATTAATTCTACACCCAGAAAATCATTATCTTATAAAAGACCAATAGATTTAATACAATTATTTTAAAAAACTGTCCCATTTATATTTACAATTCAGGTTACAATACCATAACTTAATATTAATCAATTATGCAATAAAAATTGTTAAAATTATGAATTATTTTTAACTAATTGTAAAGATGCCTCTAAATCTTGAAAAACGCGATGCGATTCATTAGCATTTACTAAAAATGTTTGTTGATGTTTTTCTAAAAAGTTATCAATTAATTTTAAAACCATCACCGGATCAGTTTGTTTACTTTCTAAATCTAACCATAATTGTTCTAATTCAATTTTAAAGTTATAAGCAATATTAATGGCTTTAGCAATAATAACATTAGCATTTTGATTAGCATTATTAATAATTTCATTTTGTTTAATATGCAAATTTCTTTGCAAATCATTAATATATTTTTCTAAAGTATAAATTC from Spiroplasma endosymbiont of Lonchoptera lutea harbors:
- a CDS encoding IS30 family transposase; protein product: MYKYLTIESIIAIKEYKSYGFSIRKIAKAIDYSKSTVHRVCKLLNQNLLPLEILNQVQKNKQNAGRKLIILTLTEINTINHLLITKNYALDIIADFLKKNKIKNISTKTLYNMFKTNRMGFDEKNLLRKGKNKPHKQKETRGRINNCKSIHERNLIIPNIKNIQEFGHLEGDTIVGKDHKSSIITLADIWSKTTIPLKTKNHKAESITQSIIKFISKLIPGTIKTITFDRGKEFSKWKLIEKNCNVKIYFADAGKPCQRGLNENNNGILRRYLPKSTDLSSYKQKDLNSIAFQINSTPRKSLSYKRPIDLIQLF